The genome window ttctggaatgcaggaagttttcaccccaacttagagtagttctctcataggtttggtcgcttctgggattgtaccgtcttctccatcaaccctgctgcctactcccctgagtagcgaaggtacagcaccgcgtactgcctgcttcattccttggttatgcactcttgcatgacccgaagtccttcactttcggctatcttgatgagaaacacattgacaccggtcttacgaagttcttcggcctctgcccttcagccttgtctcggtacttggagattgcctctgcatgctccacctcctcgaccccttttatgaccaagtgctctccctccatgagagcaagggatcaatgactttcacggaagtcccgcctctgcggtaccatagcgctgccatgcccatggccctactatccgtcgcctcgcatctgcatcccttttcttcatgatcagtagatatgtctccgtgcactcctctgagtccacctccattctaactgatgcttgattttgggtagctaagtccctctggactcgtcgtggcttcctcacccctttcgaccccctgcttcaacacctctgtgttctccaagcagtctgtttggtcgatggaaagacatactgcaactcccatgtatggcctctgccatcacgttgtagggtttgcaccgattctgttctccttagcttccttggtagcaacgttcgcttactcgaccttgtcctctgacttgtcgggctcccttaagcgaatatgagctctggagcagtccaactctatagctgcttcgatcatacctctgcatgatcaagtccctcccatgggactcactggtacttgcattcgaactttttccttggtggaacatagcccccatatgctaatgaccaaggctttcatccgatgcaaaattcgatgcacgcccggaagacccgcctctgcggtaccatggccttcactcattaaatccatagcccttcttgccgtcgtgttgttcaccgaagtggagcttccagtagctcccgatcatacctccatatgatctagtccctcccgggactatgtcgtgtgtatcgcattgccacgaactgttccaccacgatccgctgcaccatgtcgcctcctggtgacatctccattgtattcagatccttgtggaataaactcgaattgtgaaccctccatgtgtggcctctgccaatacatcgcagggtctcctccaccttcgattgtgttcgctcctttggcaatcgaccttcatccacccactcttgggtcacacctagatgaagcacagctctaggacagtccgtcgcctagtagctcccgaagtccaccgacttcactgtaatttgtgcaccattgtctggatcctgggcctctgcccctactagcacaatctccgctgcgcaccgcttccttcatagcaactcgaatggcaacactatggcatattcttcaagagtacccgcctctgcgtcctcttgccccgtgccaaggccttctgtacccaacttcgcctccgcaaattgagtcgccttagttcctccatcaaatgcttctccgagataagttgCATGTGCCCCAaaactcccttcgtctttggcaccatgcaagatgagtccgctccgtcagaatgaaggtccCATGGAATagtatgatcctactcttgcctctgtaagagttcatgtccttgacctctgtctaaggaaagcactgtgcctctgctccacgttccaacttctatgctggctccctttatgtagcttgagtacttcgccaagttacacttaagttgctccgctcctcgttttcacattgagttgatggcggccctcgcgcccaccattccacgggtcagccctcccttgagtccgatctccacatcgactccaagtgtgccttcatttaagttgctttgggtcgctcccccacttgatctcgcaatgcatccaccaatgcattctctcaagcgagatcatgtgacgactcctcgccgtttgctcagtccatcgagcttcatagagttgttgtttgttgaggtactcctcctcaacatgtgaggtctatctcacatgattctccctctggagagccgggacttatccctcctggatacctgtcccattggagcaccatctctcttcgtttcggagaccaccatccccttggactactccgatctactgaacaaactatgcattgttctgcctcctgcaaacgcacttgctagattgcgactccacgtcaatacagccccccgctgcaccactcaaggcctagcaacaagctgaactcgttgcacacttcagcctcctacggacgtatccttcacacgccgaagagaaagtttcaatgttccatggcgccgagtttcggtcgccttgggatggtcgcgaacattccatcgttcgcatacaagcccatgcatgagtaccaaattcttcgagttagcaattcccctcacctctgtgagctttgcataactcttttggtcgttgagcaactcattccaccttggatggtctcgtcctttaccaagcgcctcgcttggcttaagcaccatcaagtatagttgtcaacgttgagccgtagctcaaactcagccatcccaacctttgtgcgctccacattcttccaagcttgcctgttctcgtggtgcctcttgcgcgaagggttggccattcctctgaatgccaatctcggatgtccgctcctctgagcgactccttttccctacatcttcatgcccgttttcccccaaacggtcgcgcgtgtgctgactgccctcaacgcagtcccgctaggtcccccacgtttgcatgccaagtgtttctatgagtgcttgtcccgctttgataccatctgtcacggacttagctggttttgcctaagtcatgtggcacccttgcgtgtccgtccgcaaaggtcaacctccccgaaacctcccattgtcccttaggaccaccaaaagagagaacgggttagagagaatgcctcaatcgggatccataagcaaacatctccgaaaaacacttcatagacaatgcaaattacaaacaaactttacaagctctgaacagtggcacaacaaagagtaaaatggtccattacggaTCGAGAATCTCTCGTACGTgtcaacatgacacaacctttatttacaagcctaaagaggccaccaacccaactaaaatgggactattaagccttcggccgcccctctacatgctgtacaaggcatgaacatgccaaaagacacggacatacatgagcattacatcaaacatcttgtttagaagtttgtccgtgacaaaacggtacggtatgatattgcAAACCATGGTTTAGCGTCATAGAAAGGGACACCCACATGACCAATATTTAAATTAGGGTGCATGTATATTGACCCTTCCTAAACTTCACATTAGTGGGAGCCTAGTGCACTAGGTTGCCGtttttcctaggtaacacaaaatCTAATCaaacaaatatatcaaaaaaCTTGGACAAAATgggataggaaaaaaaaaaactatgttcTCATATGTATTTAGAAGTCAGCTTCAAACtaagttgaaagttgaaacaaatggataaatattttataacacTCATTCTCCACCAACAAATGCCAACTAAGTGCAAATGAACCTAGTAGTCAAATCTAAGAATACCCATGTGAGAAAGCTAAAGCAATTTCCATTTCACTTGTTTTGTTAAATTCAAGAAATTCATCCTACATTTCTTGCATATTGAGAGTATAGACTTTTGATTCCAGTGACATGAAACAATTACGAGTCTCATTTTGAATCCATAACAAGCATAAATTAATAGTGTTATCCGTTATTGCATTTTGCTGTCAAAAAAATCTATCACAAGAAATTCCCAGTAAAATAATTCATTTACAATTtaaatgtgttagaacccttgcagattctaaacttgaagttgatctctttaggggatcggcctccttgaaactctataggggttcctccctccaagttgctgctcaaaggctacagaaaatattcatctattgcttatcaaaagaggaggaatacatgactatttatagagcttctaaaccctaactcctaataggactcctacttaagactcctacttctaaccaactcctaataggactcctactcaagactcctattcctttacaactccttattcttctctaagaaacaacctcctaaccctagccggcctcttcacctcttaaatagaggtcggcttaggtaggttttatatgaatgtccctctcaattaggactctcctagctagagtcctaacagacccgccctcttcaaattagccttgtcctcgaggctgacgattcatgaattttgggaatttgatcttcaagtcgtcatagttctcctaagtggcatcttctgttggtaggttcacccactgtattagcactttagtagtgggtcatcgtcgtcgagtcacgatccgtcgatcaataatggtacttggctgggtctggagttctccttggatagtcatatttgatgggtggctttgggctgtctccaagcacctatttacaacttctgtctagccatcgatttgtgggtaatatgccgtactccttttcaatttagtacctagtctctgaatcttcttgtcattccatcttaatatcctcaaggaagtcgttggtcggaagtaaaacggccgaaacttgagcttgctcgggtagctgcgaaagcgcatctgtaagaatattctctttcccctttttgtaagttatttcataatcaaatccaagaagttttgttacccatttttgctgctcaggggatgatatctttcgctccaaaaagtacttgaggcttttatggtcggtttttaatttgaaatcgtcgaccaatcaagtagggtctccacctcgttgttgcgcgcacaatggagagcatctccttatcatatattgacttattttgatgggagggagataatgtcttactagtgtatgcgagtggtcgaccatcttgcataagaatggctccaattccgactctagatgcgtcgacctcaataatgaagggtcgaatgaaatctggtagtgttagcaccggcgtcatcgtcatggctgccttaagtttgtcgaaggcagcggaggctctgtctaaccattggaagacatctttttccagtaagaaagtaagtggtgcattgatcttttcatagtttttcacgaacttacgatagtagcctgttaaacccagaaagccatatagcaattttatgttcctcggggtaggccagttttgcattgcttcaattttgaaggggtccactgtcacaccttcctctgatatgatatgtccaagatattccaccttctgttgaagaaagcaaaaattcgtagtggttgttgtgtgttcaaaaggtgattttcggtatgtcttcttcgcatactcatatttgatgatacccggatcaaaggtccaattttgtgaagatttgtgctccctttcatctagcaattcatctgctattggaataaggtatttgtccttgatggttatgccattgagagctcggtaatcaacgcatattcgccatgttccgtccttcttgcgtacaagtagcactagtaaagagtagaggttgcaacttggccgaataactcctgtttcgagcatctcttttacaatcctttctatttcatccttctggagatgtagatattgatatggccaagtatttactggaggtttgcctgaaagaatcgttatataatgatcatgccgatgggtaagaggtaggttatacggttcgtcaaatatatctgaaaattcagcaagcaaaggaagtaggtttggatcttcaaattctattggctctcccttagtttgctactcaagttgtaccaaaaatctgctgcatgctttatgcaaaaccttctccatttgttgtgtgcaaatcgtcgttacgttgcccccacgtttcccgttcagtatcacctgtttctccttactgtaaaatttcataattagttgcataaaatttcaagaaatatcacctaatgtcgtcaaccatttaattatgagtatggcctcataatcatcaagagggagaaggaagaaatatgcaattatctcttggtaaggcctcatgatcagcaacaatttcacttgcgggcgcctatgatcatacttcaaaatccatccatcggcaaccttaacatcaaacctgttgcaattctcgataggtaaggccatctggatagtaaccttaatgtttagaaagttattagtactgcccgtgtcgatgagaacaatgatcggttgttgtttgagaatgcctccaactttgatcgtttgcgggtttgagtagccggctagtgtatgtaccgtaacttcggtcggttatgactcttcttctgtatcttcttcttcatgttcaaggctctcttctggatgttcaatgacctcttcttctattggttcaatcataataagtctccctttactacagcgatgctcacggctccacggctcgtcacaatgccaacataaccccttcgcatatcgctcccgaagctcttctcttgttaacctctttagtgtagggacttggtcgatagtaaggggggctgagggcttcaatattactagttgaggagtgaccctagtcctccgagcttcatggttcaattgctcctcttgatgtcatgcaaaagagatggttgccataagcgtatatggttgtcacgctttaacttctcatcagatcttcggcttcaagccctcaatgaaggtcctcaatagctgtttttgagaccaatcacgagtttgattagataatctttcaaagatggtttggtactcctgaatggtagaggtttgtcggatctttgctagttgtccgtcaatattctcgtaatcggttggtttaaagcggatcaatagtccttctttgaattgttgccatgaaaggactccataagtatgttcaaaccagtcaaaccactgtatagcatccccttcaagatgtataactgcaattttaaccatagatgcatccgcggttttatagtaccgaaaatatcgctccgcgcgcgagatccaaccaatcgggtctccttctttccatctagggaagtccactctcatgcatggatagttggggttggtcatagagcttcccctctcttggaagtcatatctttgggcttggtgcgattgggcaaagctctctccttgatgtgatttcttcgggcttagtggtcggcccaatctgagttcgataaagagcgtccgaatcttatcctccattcgcgcctcgaaggctttgaatttagcattgattacctcctcagatgccatagtatatgctgccaaatctgtgatgttaagatctctcttttgttgtcgagttaaaggcatgtattggttgagagacgtgatggtcgaaagggttggtagattggtggatgtaggctacggtttaggcttgttttgtggctattttgggtgcagtttgagggtgtggtttagtagagttttagggctgtagatgaaagttttggatctgtggtagatggtagtaaaggtttgatagaaataagtggaagttgcagcaagtatgtgctgtcttgtaagagtagaattgtcgtcaaagaaacaacggtttctcgacgtaatttccaccaaaaacttgagagaattgaggatggAATTGATAacgaaatcatagtttatatggcagcaaggatatctaatttaatcaagaaaatttcggtagtataacagcaatgaaattggtgcaagttgcgattgcagaattctcgtcgagaaatttcagcgggttacgacgaaaatttggagcaacacaaaatcgtttttagagatgaatttcttaatagatcaatcttagatggaagccaagatgatctatgaagtgtataagaaatttcattcaaaaaagattgcaaatagatgggttaatgcaacaatatgcgactgaaattttctgcaacacagatttttaagtatagcagattggacgtaaaagatcagtggtttatattgagaattttttgatgaaactaaaaggaattccactgttaggaagtgtcaaagctattataaaaattttgtagagatttggatagaaacaacattgtATCaatatcaaacaaacagtgctatgcggctgaaaatttacagtgcagattttcaagtatagcagattagacgtaaaatatcaatggtttatattgagaattttttgacaaaaccaaaagaaatctgctgttaggaaatgtcaaagatgtcataaaaatttcgtagagatttggatagaaaaaatacagtagcaagatcaaacagacggtgctatacggttggaattctgcaatgtatctttcgtcgtagagatgaaaactttatgacgaaaagtttatgcagcaatataggaataatttttttgggattttcaaataagaataactaaattgcaacagtagtaaggtagaaaaccagaacctattgcaattcacgaggagatcaaaggatgatccgtggtggtggagatgacggcgaaatttggcaacgatctcttaagcaattgtgggaattgctttgggcggttgtggagggttgatagatggttgTGGaaaggcagcgagacgccaagaacgctgcactgataccagatgttagaaccctcgcagattctaaacttagggttgatctctttaagggatcgacctccttggaactctataggggttcctccctccaaattgctgctcaaaggctgcagaaaatattcatctattgcttatcaaaagaggaggaatacatgactatttatagggcttctaaaccctaactcctaataggactcctattcctttacaactccttattcttctctaagaaacaacctcctaaccctagccgacctcttcacctctttaataggggtcggcttagataggttttacatgaatgtccctctcaattaggactctcctagctagagtcctaacaaaatgatcAAAGTTCAGGTCATGAAAACAACCTCTTTGCTTAAAAGGGTAAGACCGCATAAATTGGACCTCCCTATATCCAGCATTAGCAAGAGTCTTATGCATTTGATCGTCTTTTTAGTTGAAAAATGTAGGAAATCCAAATTTGTTTACATATCAATTTTGAATTACAGATTCACACTTCTCTGTAATAATATTTGAATCTAAAGTGGCTTGCTGAAATATTGAAATGTGACGTAAAGATAATCCTCAAAGCCATAAACTTCCTTATAAATTAATACTTCTGATATGTAATGTACAATTGTAAGAGGCATGAGCTTTATATATGTTTTTCTAAAGTTTGACATGGTCTAGGGGATAGAAATACATTAAAATTCGGTTGATTTTTACGATCAAGCATTTGTTTTCtgaaatatttttacaaaacagaAGCAATTGGGTTGTCAGATTAGATATCCAGGGGTTACCCAAAAAAGAAAGATTCAGTAAGGGCATTTTATCACAAAGTAGATGTAATGGATACTTATTAAAGCAATTCTAGGCTTAAAGCTCAAATAAAGAGAATCCTGAAAAGACTCCGAACTTCTACCCATCTAATTAAGTAAAACCACATTAATGATCAAAGAATCCAACTTGCAATCAGATCATTTTAAAAAGTTCAACAGAATTGTGGCAGTGTGGCCAAAGAtagatatattttctgaaatatttttctgaaatatttgttttctgaaatatttttacaaaacagaAGCAATTGGGTTGTCAGATTAGATATCCAGGGGTTACCCAAAAAAGAAAAGTTCAGTAAGGGCATTTTATCACAAAGGAGATGTAATGGATACTTATTAAAGCAATTCTAGGCTTAAAGCTCAAATAAAGAGAATCCTGAAAAGACTCAGAACTTCTACCCATCTAATCAAGTAAAACCACATTAATGATCAAAGAATCCAACTTGCAATCAGATCATTTTAAAAAGTTCAACAAAATTGTGGCAGTGTGGCCAAAGATAGACATATTTTCGGGTGTAAGTGTCAATAAAAATTTCAATCACAACTATTACATCTCACCCACTATCCCAACAACAATAAATACTTATTTTTAGCAgttttatgtttataatatatGGCCATAAAATGGACATGGATCAATTCATACATCCTTACCTTTTGTTGTGAGTTTTATGCAATCACAAtcgaacaagaaaaaaaatcatggtaatgaagaacttaatgcgaCTTTCCCAAGATAAGACTATTGCAAGAAATGCCTAATCAGAAAGTATAAAATGAGAGGCACCATATCTCAAATGAAATGGAAAGAAATTAGTGTAAATCAGTCAGAAATGCAATGTGTATGTTCTTAAACCTACATAAAGAAGAACATGGCAGACTCTGAATGTGGTGTTGCCTGCCACAGGAAAATGAATAATGTCGGCAAAAAGATGTCAGGCTGCTTAATGGCAGCCCACAACTGGAAAATACTTTGCTTGGAGCTCTTTAGAAAGCCTGAACTGGTGCTTGAGAGATTATGTCCTCTGGTAGCATTCGAAGCATGTTCTTTTACAAGAATAGCAACTGCTGATGTCATCAATGGAAGAAAAGCAGTAATGCCAAAAACATATCTGCAATACACGACGATGATAAATTAGAAAGAAttacaaaaattttaatatagagGACAAGACTCCAGATGCTGTAACAAACCTCACACCATATTTGTTCACAAGTGAACCACTAAAATATGCACTCACAATCCCCCCAAAGGCTGAAGATCCCCAACATAAAGACTGAAGGGATCCTGATGTGCTCTGTGATTCACCACGAGCCCTTTCAACAACCATTGAATCAACAACCTATAATACATGTCTCAGACTTCAAAAGCACTCATCTAAGCATGAAAAAGAATAATTAGGAGAGCTTATCAGGATGGCAGGTTTCATTAActagataaatataattttttttaatacatcTTGACATCAATTTGCATAGTAAATAGAAGAGATCAACTCATAGATTAAGTGTGCCAAAGTAATTATAACACTTACAACATCAGAAAAGGCAACTGAAAGAGATCCAAGAAGAATACAAAGTCCAGCACTATATTTGCTGTTGACAAACATAGCCATTAAGCTCCATGAAAGTGCTCCAAGAAGCCCAGACAGAAAAAGATATGATCTCCTTCGGTAGCCAAAAAGTGGGAACGAGTCACTGCCATTAGATGAATATTTAAGCAACCATATTGCAAAAGATGATAAAGGAATACTACAGATGCGCAAACCTGATAAAACCATAAACAGGTTTGATCAACCATGGCAAAGAAGACAGACCTGTCACAACCGCTGTCTAAATCAGATGGAAAAAAGAGTCAATGTTTATGTGAAGATTACTTTCCAAGTAGGATATCATGTTATCagtcataaatttaaattaagcAACATCTGCTAATCACAAGATGGAAAGGAAATGTACAatgataattatattataaactaTTAACCAAGAAAACAGGAGAAGGAAAACAGGAATGCTACCCAAACTTGAATTTGGAACCAACATAtattacattttttttaaaaaagaaggtGACTGACCTCTGCTGGGTCAAGATGAAGATCGTCCTTCAAGTAAAAGTTCACAGCAAGCCTGGCAAGGCCTAAAACTCCTTGCACAAAATACACTATTGCAACTGCAAAGTTTTCGGGGGTCATATCCACTCCAAAACATGTTAAGCTGCTAATCTTGGACTTGTTCCTCTGGATAAGATTTATATTGGAGAAATATGCTCCTCCTGTAGCATCACCAGAAAGTAGCTGATTCCTTGATCCGGAAGTACCTACAATAAGCACATCGATTTTTTTACCATGGATAGTTTTGACCATAAGAAGCTTAAGAATAACATAATGTCAAACTGAAAGGCATTCAGCATTCAGCATTTAAAAATGACTATAGCTCATAGGACTATAATGTCAAACTGAAGCTCAGGATCAGTACCCAAGTTAAATTCATAAATCACCTGTCATCCTAATAAATGTATCACTCCATCATGTTCATTTCAGAGAAGACAGAAGTTATTAACTATTTGAAAACAGTTAAGAATTATCTGCCCAGAGAGACAAAAATATGACAACTAATCACAGATGATACTTCTCAGATAAAACCCGATGTGCTCCCCATCATAGGTACAATTACTAGAAAGATTTTGCCTGGAGCAAAGAAAAAGACCTACTTTTGTATATTTGTTACGTAACCGGTGGGCGATTTAACTCTTTGTAAATGGTTTCACCCAAATTGAGTTCAGACACCACAATCAGAAAGATTCGGACTACCGAGGTGAAATTAATCAAAGAAATTTACAGAAAATAAATATTCGAGATGTTGGGACAGGGGGAATCAGCGGGTTTGACCGAAGGTTAGTGGGATCGCCACCGACAGGTCGGGAACAGAGAAGGGAATCGGCCAAAGAAACAAACCCACCGATCCTGCGGTCGGATTCGGGCATCTCGATGCCGACACTTTCGGGCTCCAGCGGGCGCCGAGAGGCCTCCTCCTCGTCGCGGCTTTCGCCGATACCGCCGCCGCCGTCCTTCCGGCGGAGAGGCGACAGGGTGGCGGCGGAGGGGGACGTCATGCCGCCGCCTTCCGTTTCTGCGGCGGCGGGCGGTAGTGGAGGGAGAACCGAAGGGGGGATCGAGGACGAAGGAAAGGGGCGGCGATTGAAGAAACGCAGGACTTCACCGTAAGCTGTGGAACGTACCAATACATTTCTTTTACG of Musa acuminata AAA Group cultivar baxijiao chromosome BXJ1-7, Cavendish_Baxijiao_AAA, whole genome shotgun sequence contains these proteins:
- the LOC103992009 gene encoding folate-biopterin transporter 1, chloroplastic isoform X2, with product MTPENFAVAIVYFVQGVLGLARLAVNFYLKDDLHLDPAETAVVTGLSSLPWLIKPVYGFISDSFPLFGYRRRSYLFLSGLLGALSWSLMAMFVNSKYSAGLCILLGSLSVAFSDVVVDSMVVERARGESQSTSGSLQSLCWGSSAFGGIVSAYFSGSLVNKYGVRYVFGITAFLPLMTSAVAILVKEHASNATRGHNLSSTSSGFLKSSKQSIFQLWAAIKQPDIFLPTLFIFLWQATPHSESAMFFFITNQLRFTPEFLGRVKLVTSVASLVGVALYNSLLKNVPLRKIFLLTTIFGSTLGMTQVFLVTGLNRQFGISDEWFSIGDSLIITVLSQASFMPVLVLAARLCPSGVEATLFATLMSISNAGSVTGGLIGAGVTQLLGVTKDSFKNLALLIIICNLSSLLPLPLIGLLPDEKEESKNVDIEQAKLN
- the LOC103992009 gene encoding folate-biopterin transporter 1, chloroplastic isoform X1 produces the protein MTSPSAATLSPLRRKDGGGGIGESRDEEEASRRPLEPESVGIEMPESDRRIGTSGSRNQLLSGDATGGAYFSNINLIQRNKSKISSLTCFGVDMTPENFAVAIVYFVQGVLGLARLAVNFYLKDDLHLDPAETAVVTGLSSLPWLIKPVYGFISDSFPLFGYRRRSYLFLSGLLGALSWSLMAMFVNSKYSAGLCILLGSLSVAFSDVVVDSMVVERARGESQSTSGSLQSLCWGSSAFGGIVSAYFSGSLVNKYGVRYVFGITAFLPLMTSAVAILVKEHASNATRGHNLSSTSSGFLKSSKQSIFQLWAAIKQPDIFLPTLFIFLWQATPHSESAMFFFITNQLRFTPEFLGRVKLVTSVASLVGVALYNSLLKNVPLRKIFLLTTIFGSTLGMTQVFLVTGLNRQFGISDEWFSIGDSLIITVLSQASFMPVLVLAARLCPSGVEATLFATLMSISNAGSVTGGLIGAGVTQLLGVTKDSFKNLALLIIICNLSSLLPLPLIGLLPDEKEESKNVDIEQAKLN